The stretch of DNA attacattctaatttcaaaaacccaaaactaaaataaaggagattcgagatctcataattacataaaaatcatgtttccttcattacgaaaacataattgtctaaggccacactaagtattacaaattacaaccgattgcaaaattaaatacgtaaataaaattcattcattcgattcattcaacataattaaaagcatcaactaaaataaattaaacatacataaaacaatacattaattatgttgattaatttatccaaaccacctatttaaattaaattaagtgacaattccgtaatttaatcacattaatttcatcctcaatccatattaaacttgtaatatgaattctatccgtcaaaattttaaaccgctttaaaataacccggtatctttaaattgtgaatcgattcacaataactaattggccaaactaaaaaaaaaaacaaaaaccaattacaaattggttcggctgaaaaaaaataaaataatttttttttttttttttataattgacAACCACTACACGGCTGaaaaaaaacagccccttcccctttatttttttattcggcaattagaaaagaggaaaaaaaactttccataattaTTCTTTTAGGGAAAAATAaaactttccttcttttctttttctgattcggtaataaaaaataacctaaaatcaGTTTTTTTTTTCACGGAAACCAAAAAAATTTGAGCCGTCAAAAATTTCCTTTTGCGGCATAAAGCCCTAAAAcaaaattgatgaagaacaaagtttacagttgctaatagaacatggtttagcaaatgaattaacaagcatgattaatcttatatgctaaaactatatagcaaaaactagttcttgtatcaatgacatgatgatactatatctattctaacttaatctgcattaaatcaaaatttgccaattcttcatatgatgattttaaccgattaaaacataatatgatcaaaagaaattggatataaatcatcaaacaaaaggaaaaaacaaaaaaatccgaaagaaaaaaaaaactcggCCAAAAAAATTTAACCGAAAAAAAACGTAACCCTAATTTTTATACTCGAAAATTAGGTTatagtttacatacaaattttatgaaaattatcaaaattaaaatcgtggcctagtgctctgataccacttgtgggaaataatctgtatacttccccttaatttagaaggattataacgatttaataaagatgatctaaggtcataaaataaaatacataaacataagtaaaaagatttagaattaacctccggtcctagcaaatatggcctaagaacaataccaaagtaggtattcgcctattggttgcacccaagacgatctgagatatgccctttgattatgctagaaatcaatctaaaattttctgtaaaattttattgtctttttgttcttgtgatgagaaagaggaggcaaggtcggAAAAAAGTATTAggtcagaaataattctctacctttctttttatatagaccgaaatccgaaatcaattaggaaagaaataacctcctataaagtgtgttaaattgtcatttagtgaggatcgaacccatgacctcttggcttgtgtaccctcactattaccactatgacacattcaacttgttgatattaaatacaactgattatatttaactacgaattaacagattaattcgtccaaactaaccttatatatatttaattaaatataacttattatatttaatttacgaatttacagttaattcgtctcaacttaatattatttaattttcattaaataattatctcatcaacacattgactaactttttagtcattttgggcatcaatgtaattatatttctataaccacatttctcaaatacgtcctataggtgtgacctttagggaccagttgatcaccgccatctgtatgataataacgtcaaactttctagcaagccaaccgttattaggtaaacgttaatcaactgattaaatatacgaagtatacccttgtgaacctgtaagagatttacaaatgttatcacactaatttgtggaggacaccagctccaacatattcctcatgtcatttatgttcttttagggttttgcctttatttatgaattgggggaaatgggattGTGCGAtatggtaattggaattatgtgattattgtatgtaggtgacggtgtcatgagGAATTGATATTGATTGCttatgtgtgcttggattgcggaaaggtagggtttccctactcggttactgttaattgatttaagactgtgcttgtgttgtaattgttgttatctactgatcatcggagtatggctgttgtgttgtgacggttgtggtgttgtgacagctgtgatgctgtgtgtgttgtgattgtggtggagtcacttgcgggagtggcttcacaccctagttcgccctccgtggaacccgtcacgggaggggatgtgcacattaagggacagggattttcagtcgctcgttgatgagctggacttggtgggatcggctgcggtcacccactggcggcgtggattacctgttgcgatgggtaacagggctacacacttcggtgtgtagtcggttactatgtgagatcgggagaccggagagtgtggatgatcagccggttacaatGTTTAGTtatcttacattgattgaatggtactgaccccgttgttgttgttttataaaacctgcggtgatccattcggggatggtgagcagattgtgacaggtaatacagatgcttagctatgggacagttatggggagtcatcactcgagtctagcttccgccgtcgaGAGACTTAGCTTGCTTTCTTTGTAATTAATAGTTATTTTGCAGTTatgttttggtttggttttgaaaacatgtattcgctaactctttatactttaataaaggttgtttgcaattggtaactttgatatactaaccccgggaaaccgagatggtaacagtccttcatgctagggtagtccttggtaaggtaccttggtatgagggggtgttacatctaACCCgttcgtgtcgtgtccgtgtcgtCATTAATTACTATTCATCCGTGTCGTGTCGTGCTCGTGCCGTCCACCTTAGCCTGACCCGGATTGCCATCTCTACTCCCTAGTTTAAAGGCATGTTCTTTTGCCTTAATTTCAGCTTACTTTAAATAAAGATGTTTATTTGATGGTTCTAATTACAGACTGACAAGACTATGTAATTTGATATGCACCAGACTTGATTATACTTTATTGTTTAGGTTTACGGTCCACCTATTTCCGTTCGTTGTATCTTTGATCCGGTGTTGGACCAAACCGAATGAACCGCAGACCGGCCGTGGACCAAACTTTTGTAACGGAAATCTTAAAAATTGTACGAGTAACAAATATTTCTcttaatctaataatattatcttATTAAGTATATGTATTATTTTGACATTTTCTATATTCATAACAAACTAAAACCTAAATTCCTAATGCAAATTAAACTCACTGTAGAAATAATAAAACAATAAGTAATATATTATTTATTGGTCTGGTCCGATCCACCTATTTATTTGGTCCAGGCCGGCCAAAAACAATGTAAACGCGGTCTGGTCCATGACCCACCATTTTACCCTCATTTGGTCTTCGGTTCATAGACTTTAGTCCGGTTCGGTCCGGGATCGATGAACACTCCTAAGTTCAAGTCAGTTCAATTTCAGCTATATTTATCTCAGTTTAGCTTCATTCAGCTCATTTCAGCAGTATGCCATTAAGTTCAGTTTAACTCTATTCAACCAAAAAAAACAGGTTCTAAATTATGCTCCgtcattagttttttttttttttttcaaaagcaTAGCTCAAAATGTTAGGAGTTACGTACCTTGACCAAATCTACGAGACTACGACCGATGTTTGGTTCGCATAAAGGTATCGGTATGAATCAGGAATCAAATCAGGGTGGTATGGGTTTAAAACTCCATTCCTGGTATCTTGTGTTTGGTTCAACTCGGGAATGAGGAATGAACTCTTTTTTGTATGTTTAGTTTATTGATTGTACCATTTACTTATTTATTAATTTTCTCCTTTAAATTTTCATATATTAATTAGTTAAAAACTTGAATATAGTTTCTTATATATATTTAAATCATTATTTGATATCTTAATACTTCTACtcttaaatattattaaaagtgtTCAAAAAAAATTATTGTTTGTATTTTTCACGGAACAGAAAGAATtcgggaaaaaaaaaataattatataaatatatttaGTTTTGTGAggaaaaaataaatttttttaatgCTAATTTTTTCCAATACTCTTCTTTGATATGATACCCAAGGTATAATTCTCATATCCACCTCCCCCCTGGGTATGAGAAactcatacctcatgggtttgaggtatgagtATCAAATTACAAAAACAGTGAACCAAACACAAAGTATGTGTTTAGCTCATTCAAAACCCATACCTTATACCTATAATgcttgaaccaaacaccccctaagctAATCCATGTGCAATCCAATTGTACTTTTTACCCATAAAAGATCAACTAACTGAATCAAAGTATGGGTGGAATTAAGAATGAAATGTATCTAGAGCTAGATTGTAGAGTACTAAACTACATcggtaaaaaaataaaaattcaacCCGCTAAATACCTTTCTAACGAGGCaaatattttattaattcaaTTAATCATGTATAAGCAATGCGAAAAAAATCTAACATTGCCAATAATAACGATAAGCAGAACGAATGGCGCAATATAAAATTACTTTATTTCGGCAGTATTCGATCTTTTTTATCAATCAAATATTTTATAATGATAAAAATATACCACActcaataattataattacttgATTTAAATAAGAAAATATCCATAATAAATTGTCAAATAAAATTGGATTTTCATATGAGAAATAAATAATATTGTAGTTTGTGAATGATTGATATTAAAATTAGGGATCTCATGTattaagaaatgaataaaatcaAATTATGTACGTAGtataaatgaataatgaattaaataatataaatctcTCGCGAATGCGCGGTATTTTAGATAGAAACATTaaaaagaataataataaaaatgatatttaactaaatttgaaatttaattgtaaatttattataattaatattttgtattaatcggtggaaaaaaaaaggaaagttcaATATGATCCAGatgtaaatataatataatgaaaggCCATTAACAAATGTGATATAATAAAAGCCCAATTACatatatgatataataaaagcccaattacagatatgatataataaaagcctAATTATAGCCAAATTTATTTAGGTGGAATTTTTTTGAAgaactcttattcttttagtataagggggacgACGAGAAATCTGACGATAGAAATCAAATTGGATCAAATTGGAAAAAAAGTCAAAAATGCCGGGCGTGAGAGTCGAACCCCACTCACTTGTCTGATAGACACAAACCATCTAAGATATACTCCTTCTATTCAACTTCACACTGCACATTtgttttttcacgtttgtcaacgtgTGTTTTATGCCGTATATCTTTAACTACATATTTgcaaaagttataaaatttagatatttttaatggactcataaagacgaatcaaacaagatcccacataaATATATTTTTACTTATGTATTGAGAAAAAAATTGACATTAAATATCCACTTGGAATAGTGTACAAATAGAAATgtttagtgtggagttgaatggagggattACTTTGCTAATGGTATTTTGGTTCAGTCaatgttatttatcattttatCTTGGGCTATAGCCTAAGTAGCTACCCCTAGTTCCAGCCTTGATTCAAAGCGATGGAATAtcattgataataataataaaaaaaatcactTTGCCCTTGTTTATGAAACCTTTAAAGTTTTAATCAACGTAAGGCAATTACTCTCCATAATCACTATAAAAAGTCACTCCGCCCTTATTACGGCCGTCCTTCTTGCAGGATCGTGTTAGGAATATTACATAGTCTTGCTTTCTATTTGTTAAaattagctgaaaaggtagctgaaacctgaacaattacctgaaaactgaaaagctaactgaaacctgaaaagacCTGAAAAGTTAGTTGATAAGGTATTGAAGCCTGTAAAGGTTAAGGTAACTGAGAATTatgagctgataaggtaactgattatataaaaaaatgtgTGATAAATTAACTAAAAATGTAGTTTATTTTGGTGAAATGacgtaaaaaaaaatataataattaattaatattatagattgaAAGGTGAAAAAAGATATAAAGATATAAATTAGGTTCAGGTACCTGAAATTCCAAATGTTACTCTAGGTAGCCTTACATTTCAGTAACTTATTTAGgtaaataagctacttgtcaaacacttgcaaaaatatgAAGTAACCAAAATTTGAGTCAAATAAACTACTCTGACTAAATAATGTACCTGGAATACACCGCCAAATAAGCCTGGTAGAGTttgttctaaaaaaaaaaaaaaaaaaaaaaaaaaaaaaattaaaacagaaaGTAGAGTTTGGATTCAACTGTAACGCTTGCAAAACGCAACAACTACACTTAACAACTAATCAGTTGCTACATATAAACACTTCATTTTAACCCTCTCATCATCAATGAATCTAAATAATCATTTAATTCCGGCCCGGGAGAGGGTGCAAGAGCGTTCAGGTGGACACTTATCGGTCACCATTTCATCAAAAAGACGCTACATTGTTTTGAACGTGTCCGACATTAAACACCGTCAAAGCGAACAATTATCATATGTAAGTTTTCTTTTTTCGGTGACAAAATACGAAGCAAGCGTTCTTCTACGTCATTACAAATGGAATACAACTCGGTTGGTTGATCAATGGGTCCACAATGAAGAATCCGTTCGTAATGAAACCGGATTGTTTGTTGTAAAATCGAAAATATCAAAAGAAAATGATGTGATAAATTGTGGAATTTGTTTAGAGGAGAATTTATCAGTCGATGAGGTAATGTCAGCTACCTGTGACAACCATTATTATTGTAAAACTTGTTGGAGAAATTATATCAGTACATCAATCAACAATAACGGGCCAGGGTGTCTATCGTTAAGATGCCCTGACCCGAACTGCCCTGCTGTAGTAGGGCAAAGCATAATTCGTTTAGTCTCTAGGGATGATAAACAAAAATACCGTAATTATCTAATGAGGTCTTATGTGGAGGACAAGGAGTGTCTCAGATGGTGTCCCGGACAAGGGTGTGACCGAGCAATTGAGTTTGAACACAGTGGTGGGACCGGTGGCTATGACGTTGAATGCGATTGTTCGCATTGTTTTTGTTGGAATTGCAGTGAAGAACCACATCGACCGGTGGAATGTAAGGTTGTGGCTAAGTGGGTCGGAAAGATGAGATTGGAAAAGGAAGACTTTCTGTGTACTAATTGGATTCGGACTTACACTAAGCCTTGCCCAAAGTGTAAGAGGCCTATCGAAAAGGTCAGTGGTTGCGATAACATGATATGCGGTGTACCTTGCAGGTAAAATTTATTTTCGTAAACTATTAGAATATTATAGATGGATTGAGTCTCGGTATCACCATAGTCCATACTTACCTAATGTCGTTATGACTTTtactaaggctctgtttggtaaatgtCATATTGACCAAATTTCAGCATATTGGAGAGGTTTAACATGTTCGACTTACGAATGTGCTATTTAAAGCGTTTGATTAATGACATATTGAAATAGCATATTGGCGGTCCAATATGCTATTTTGCAATATGCTGAATCTACTAGCATATTAGGTTAGCTGATTAGAAAGAAAAAATTTTGTCTTATTTACTCCTTAAAAAAGATTAACCTTCCTTTTACAAAGGATTTAAACAATCTGCTAATCTACAACTGTCAATTACCATTTACCAAACACCTGTAACACAAT from Silene latifolia isolate original U9 population chromosome 10, ASM4854445v1, whole genome shotgun sequence encodes:
- the LOC141608425 gene encoding putative E3 ubiquitin-protein ligase ARI5; translation: MNLNNHLIPARERVQERSGGHLSVTISSKRRYIVLNVSDIKHRQSEQLSYVSFLFSVTKYEASVLLRHYKWNTTRLVDQWVHNEESVRNETGLFVVKSKISKENDVINCGICLEENLSVDEVMSATCDNHYYCKTCWRNYISTSINNNGPGCLSLRCPDPNCPAVVGQSIIRLVSRDDKQKYRNYLMRSYVEDKECLRWCPGQGCDRAIEFEHSGGTGGYDVECDCSHCFCWNCSEEPHRPVECKVVAKWVGKMRLEKEDFLCTNWIRTYTKPCPKCKRPIEKVSGCDNMICGVPCRHRFCWLCLNELRPDYRHTCNKNNAGKPKAEETQTNLTNQYYNKGWTQNNVLLQNAKRHLKISQNIKLPEPIRTQLEFVVEFWKLNVECRQVLKWSFVYGSMLLEDEDKKRQLLRSLQRKLEVGLECHYRCPVNGLSEELFIKGGTREAEFIKFREEITSYTTYNYGILELLVKALENGLCEPEPQPQLQPQSAANTKTSPRAFSVKKRWFSNCLFG